In a single window of the Streptacidiphilus sp. P02-A3a genome:
- a CDS encoding response regulator transcription factor, with translation MTAAAAPAPLRVVIADDQTSVREGLVLLLGGLPDIDVVGAAGDGRQALALVAELRPDAILLDLHMPVLDGIGATRRLAAEHPEVAVVVLTTYVDDTSVLEALRAGARSYLTKDADRLDIARALHAAAGGLAVLDPRVQATLLAATTTATARPEPSQPPARLPLPPDGLTHREVEILGLIAVGLTNPEIAGRLFLSNHTIKTHINRIFAKTGSRDRAAAIGYAHRHGIG, from the coding sequence ATGACGGCCGCTGCCGCCCCCGCACCGCTGCGCGTGGTGATCGCCGACGACCAGACCAGCGTCCGGGAGGGGCTGGTGCTGCTGCTCGGCGGTCTGCCGGACATAGACGTGGTCGGCGCCGCCGGGGACGGTCGGCAGGCGTTGGCGCTGGTGGCCGAGCTCCGGCCGGACGCGATCCTGCTCGACCTGCACATGCCGGTGCTGGACGGTATCGGCGCCACCCGCAGGCTGGCCGCGGAGCACCCGGAGGTGGCCGTGGTGGTGCTCACCACCTATGTCGACGACACGTCCGTGCTGGAGGCGCTGCGGGCCGGAGCGCGCAGCTACCTCACCAAGGACGCCGACCGCCTCGACATCGCCCGGGCGCTGCACGCCGCCGCCGGCGGGCTGGCCGTACTCGACCCCCGGGTGCAGGCGACGCTGCTGGCCGCGACGACGACCGCGACGGCACGCCCGGAGCCGTCCCAGCCGCCCGCGCGACTCCCCTTGCCGCCTGATGGACTGACGCACCGTGAGGTGGAGATCCTGGGCCTGATCGCCGTGGGGCTGACCAATCCGGAGATCGCCGGACGGCTGTTCCTGAGCAACCACACGATCAAGACCCACATCAACCGGATCTTCGCCAAGACCGGCTCCCGGGACCGGGCCGCCGCGATCGGCTACGCCCACCGCCACGGCATCGGCTGA
- a CDS encoding TetR/AcrR family transcriptional regulator: MAGSARGPRERMVFSAAQLIRRDGVTATGMREVAAHARAPRGSLQYYFPQGKEQLVNEAVDWAGRYAGERVARYLDALPEPSPSALFAAMVRQWTDEFQAAGFGSGCPVAAATVDCADSAESTRTAAAAAFGGWNGSLAGALTRLGVPPHRADPLATVMISALEGALLIARAEQDARALTAVVHELGPLLDGAVTPG; the protein is encoded by the coding sequence ATGGCGGGTTCCGCGCGCGGCCCGCGCGAGCGCATGGTGTTCAGCGCGGCCCAGCTCATCCGGCGGGACGGAGTCACCGCGACCGGCATGCGCGAGGTCGCCGCGCACGCCCGGGCGCCCCGCGGATCGCTCCAGTACTACTTCCCCCAGGGCAAGGAACAGCTGGTCAACGAGGCCGTGGACTGGGCCGGCCGGTACGCCGGGGAGCGCGTCGCCCGGTACCTGGACGCGCTGCCGGAGCCCTCACCGAGCGCGCTCTTCGCGGCCATGGTGCGCCAGTGGACCGACGAGTTCCAGGCGGCGGGCTTCGGCTCGGGCTGCCCGGTCGCGGCGGCCACGGTGGACTGCGCCGACTCCGCCGAGTCCACCCGGACCGCCGCTGCCGCCGCCTTCGGCGGCTGGAACGGGTCACTGGCCGGGGCGCTGACCCGGCTGGGCGTGCCACCGCACCGGGCCGACCCGCTGGCCACGGTCATGATCAGCGCACTGGAGGGGGCGCTGCTGATCGCCCGGGCGGAACAGGACGCGCGGGCGCTGACGGCGGTGGTGCACGAGCTCGGACCGCTGCTGGACGGCGCGGTCACACCGGGGTAG
- a CDS encoding sensor histidine kinase produces the protein MLTTAVWLTRPVGFAVVGAVTFLNPPRGPHALLVTVVGYCLLGVGLTLWGLLELYPPAMRRRERDLPLVLGLVAVVAGFAAAPDGGGECLVAFAAVAVMSAGSDLGPTAALAVATSGILAIEIGGVVYSQGFGTLLGFPLLLVLGLLMGRNRGAYRVQAEQSAALLAQYERLQAEQRRADVLDERTRIAREIHDVLAHSLGALGIQIQAARAVLVDQGDVDRAVEVLATAQRLAADGLVETRRAVHALRVDTLPLDEELAHAVDIHGRRYGAAVSFATGGVPRQLPPDATVALLRTAQEALINAAKHAGGQRIAVRLDFGADQVRLTVVNDLAPGRAHRPASASGVDGGYGLTGMHERLLLIDGTLTAGPRGDRWTVTAELPLAPGPAAGSAAHRPRSRSRSRSRSRPDEETR, from the coding sequence ATGCTGACCACGGCCGTCTGGCTGACCCGCCCGGTGGGCTTCGCGGTGGTCGGCGCGGTGACCTTCCTGAACCCGCCGCGCGGACCGCACGCCCTGCTGGTGACGGTCGTCGGCTACTGCCTGCTGGGCGTGGGGCTCACCCTCTGGGGTCTGCTGGAGCTGTACCCGCCCGCCATGCGGCGCCGCGAGCGCGACCTGCCGCTGGTACTCGGCCTGGTCGCGGTGGTCGCCGGATTCGCCGCGGCGCCCGACGGCGGCGGCGAGTGCCTGGTGGCGTTCGCGGCGGTGGCGGTGATGTCGGCGGGCAGCGACCTCGGCCCGACCGCGGCGCTGGCGGTCGCCACGTCCGGGATCCTGGCGATCGAGATCGGCGGGGTGGTCTACAGCCAGGGCTTCGGCACGCTGCTGGGCTTCCCGCTGCTGCTGGTCCTGGGGCTGCTGATGGGCCGCAACCGCGGCGCCTACCGGGTCCAGGCCGAACAGTCCGCGGCCCTGCTGGCGCAGTACGAGCGGCTCCAGGCGGAGCAGCGCCGGGCGGACGTGCTGGACGAGCGGACCAGGATCGCCCGGGAGATCCACGACGTGCTCGCGCACTCGCTCGGCGCGCTGGGGATCCAGATCCAGGCGGCCCGCGCGGTGCTGGTCGACCAGGGCGACGTCGACCGGGCGGTGGAGGTGCTGGCCACCGCGCAACGGCTGGCCGCCGACGGCCTGGTCGAGACCCGCCGCGCGGTCCACGCGCTGCGGGTGGACACACTGCCGCTGGACGAGGAGCTCGCGCACGCGGTCGACATCCACGGGCGGCGCTACGGCGCGGCGGTCTCCTTCGCCACCGGCGGCGTTCCCCGGCAGCTGCCGCCGGACGCCACCGTCGCGCTGCTGCGCACCGCGCAGGAGGCGCTGATCAACGCCGCCAAGCACGCCGGGGGGCAGCGGATCGCGGTCCGGCTGGACTTCGGCGCGGACCAGGTCCGGCTCACCGTGGTCAACGACCTGGCCCCGGGCCGGGCGCACCGGCCCGCGAGCGCGAGCGGGGTCGACGGCGGATACGGTCTGACCGGGATGCACGAGCGGCTGCTGCTGATCGACGGCACCCTGACGGCGGGTCCGCGCGGCGACCGGTGGACCGTCACCGCCGAACTCCCGCTCGCCCCCGGACCGGCGGCCGGGTCCGCCGCTCACCGACCCCGATCACGATCCCGATCCCGATCCCGATCCCGACCGGACGAGGAGACCAGATGA
- a CDS encoding PadR family transcriptional regulator codes for MSLPHAILTALLEKPSSGLELTRRFDRSIRYFWSATHQQIYRELGRLEQQGLIRELPQPPSQGQRKEYEVLPAGRAELGAWVARREDPKPLRDALLLRLRAAALVGRHGLAAELDRHRALHQQTLDTYLGIEQRDFTPDRDTEADRLQHLVLRAGISLERNWLDWLDEALAELARPPAAQPATPV; via the coding sequence ATGTCGCTGCCGCACGCCATCCTCACCGCCCTGCTGGAAAAGCCCTCCTCGGGGCTGGAGCTGACGCGCCGGTTCGACAGGTCCATCCGCTACTTCTGGTCGGCCACCCACCAGCAGATCTACCGCGAACTGGGCAGGCTGGAGCAGCAGGGCCTGATCCGGGAGCTGCCGCAGCCGCCCTCCCAGGGCCAGCGCAAGGAGTACGAGGTGCTTCCGGCCGGGCGGGCGGAGCTGGGGGCCTGGGTGGCCCGGCGCGAGGACCCGAAGCCGCTGCGGGACGCGCTGCTGCTGCGGCTGCGGGCGGCGGCCCTGGTCGGCCGGCACGGGCTGGCCGCCGAGCTCGACCGGCACCGGGCGCTGCACCAGCAGACCCTGGACACCTATCTCGGCATCGAGCAGCGGGACTTCACCCCGGACCGGGACACCGAGGCGGACCGGCTCCAGCACCTGGTGCTGCGGGCCGGGATCAGCCTGGAGCGGAACTGGCTCGACTGGCTGGACGAGGCGCTGGCCGAACTGGCCCGGCCGCCCGCCGCCCAGCCCGCTACCCCGGTGTGA
- a CDS encoding FAD-dependent oxidoreductase yields the protein MTAYPHLLRPLDLGFTSLPNRVIMGSMHVGLEEAEHGFERMAAFYAERARGGVGLIVTGGIAPNEAGRPWAGGAKLTTAAEAAEHRTITDAVHREGGRIAVQLLHFGRYAYHERLVAPSPLQAPISRFVPHELTAAEVEQTIEDFADAAALAQSAGYDGVEVMGSEGYLINEFIAAGTNHRDDDWGGSYQNRIRFPVEIVRRVRERVGERFILIYRLSMLDLVPGGSTLDEVVALAKAVEAAGATIINTGIGWHEARIPTIATSVPRGAFGWVTEKLRGAVSVPLVTSNRINTPEVAEELLARGAADLVSMARPFLADPAFVAKALEGRPEAINTCIGCNQACLDHTFSGRITSCLVNPRACHETELVLSPTVLRKRVAVVGAGPAGLACAVSAAERGHAVTLFDAAAEIGGQLNVARKVPGKQEFDETLRYFRHQLRSHGVQLRLGSLVTAADLTGFDEIVVATGVTPRTPELPGVDHPSVLGYLDVLRDGATVGERVAILGAGGIGFDVAEFLTHGGDDFYARWGIDRAYAGPGGVTAPRRAPVPRQVHLLQRRDGKVGAGLGRTTGWIHRTELKQRGVTMVAGASYQRIDDAGLHFTLGGEPQLLAVDTVVLCTGQEPRRDLYQELLAAGLSPHLIGGAQEAAELDAKRAIKQGTELAAAL from the coding sequence ATGACCGCCTACCCCCACCTGCTGCGTCCGCTGGACCTGGGCTTCACCAGCCTGCCCAACCGCGTGATCATGGGATCGATGCACGTGGGCCTGGAGGAGGCCGAGCACGGCTTCGAGCGGATGGCCGCCTTCTACGCCGAGCGCGCGCGGGGCGGGGTCGGGCTGATCGTCACCGGCGGGATCGCGCCGAACGAGGCGGGCCGCCCCTGGGCCGGGGGCGCGAAGCTGACCACCGCCGCCGAGGCCGCCGAGCACCGGACGATCACCGACGCGGTGCACCGCGAGGGCGGCCGGATCGCGGTCCAGCTGCTGCACTTCGGCCGCTACGCCTACCACGAGCGGTTGGTCGCCCCCAGCCCGCTCCAGGCCCCGATCAGCCGCTTCGTCCCGCACGAGCTGACCGCCGCCGAGGTCGAGCAGACCATCGAGGACTTCGCCGACGCCGCCGCCCTGGCCCAGTCGGCGGGCTACGACGGGGTGGAGGTCATGGGCTCCGAGGGCTACCTGATCAACGAGTTCATCGCCGCCGGAACCAACCACCGCGACGACGACTGGGGCGGCTCCTACCAGAACCGGATCCGCTTCCCGGTGGAGATCGTCCGCCGGGTGCGCGAGCGGGTCGGCGAGAGGTTCATCCTGATCTACCGCTTGTCGATGCTGGACCTGGTGCCCGGCGGCTCCACGCTGGACGAGGTGGTCGCCCTGGCCAAGGCGGTCGAGGCGGCGGGCGCGACCATCATCAACACCGGTATCGGCTGGCACGAGGCCCGGATCCCGACCATCGCCACCTCGGTCCCGCGCGGCGCCTTCGGCTGGGTGACCGAGAAGCTGCGGGGCGCGGTCTCGGTCCCGCTGGTCACCAGCAACCGGATCAACACCCCCGAGGTCGCCGAGGAGCTGCTGGCCCGCGGCGCCGCCGACCTGGTCTCGATGGCCAGGCCGTTCCTGGCCGACCCGGCCTTCGTGGCCAAGGCCCTGGAGGGCCGCCCGGAGGCGATCAACACCTGCATCGGCTGCAACCAGGCCTGCCTGGACCACACCTTTAGCGGCCGGATCACCTCCTGCCTGGTGAACCCGCGCGCCTGCCACGAGACCGAGCTGGTGCTCTCCCCCACCGTGCTGCGCAAGCGGGTGGCCGTGGTCGGCGCCGGACCGGCGGGCCTGGCCTGCGCCGTCTCCGCCGCCGAGCGCGGGCACGCGGTCACCCTGTTCGACGCCGCCGCCGAGATCGGCGGCCAGCTCAACGTCGCCCGCAAGGTGCCCGGCAAGCAGGAGTTCGATGAGACGCTGCGCTACTTCCGGCACCAACTGCGGTCCCACGGAGTCCAGTTGCGCCTGGGAAGCCTGGTCACCGCGGCGGATCTGACCGGCTTCGACGAGATCGTGGTCGCCACCGGCGTCACCCCGCGCACCCCGGAGCTGCCCGGTGTGGACCACCCCAGCGTCCTCGGCTACCTGGACGTGCTGCGCGACGGCGCGACGGTCGGCGAGCGGGTGGCCATCCTCGGGGCCGGCGGGATCGGCTTCGACGTCGCCGAGTTCCTCACCCACGGCGGTGACGACTTCTACGCGCGGTGGGGCATCGACCGCGCGTACGCCGGTCCCGGCGGTGTCACCGCGCCGCGCCGGGCGCCGGTGCCGCGGCAGGTGCACCTGCTCCAGCGCCGCGACGGCAAGGTCGGCGCCGGGCTGGGCAGGACCACCGGCTGGATCCACCGCACCGAGCTCAAGCAGCGCGGTGTCACCATGGTCGCCGGCGCGAGCTACCAGCGGATCGACGACGCCGGGCTGCACTTCACCCTCGGCGGCGAGCCGCAGCTGCTGGCGGTGGACACCGTCGTCCTGTGCACCGGGCAGGAACCGCGCCGCGACCTGTACCAGGAGCTGCTGGCCGCCGGGCTCAGCCCGCACCTGATCGGCGGCGCGCAGGAGGCCGCCGAACTGGACGCCAAGCGCGCCATCAAGCAGGGCACCGAGCTCGCCGCCGCACTCTGA
- a CDS encoding ricin-type beta-trefoil lectin domain protein, with translation MLLVLLALLGSALVGGLSAPAASAATATTIAVNGGSGGRTFDGIGAISGGGGNTRLLTDYPAAQRQQILDYLFKPGYGADLQILKVEIGGDTNSTDGSESSHMHTASAVDCGTGYEWWLMEQAKALNPGIKLYGLAWGAPGWIGNGTFWSTDMINYLVDWLGCAASHGLSINYLGGWNERGYNVAWYEQLRSTLNADGYGSVQIVGADSDWSIATDVADNSAFANAVSIIGVHYPCAGGDGGSADTCTGNSTATGTGKPLWASENGSQDDDAGAPALIRSITRGYTDAGLTAYINWPVVAAVYPNLPYQTDGLVLADQPWSGGYSVGASTWATAQVTQFTAPGWQFLDSGSGYLGGSESNGSYVSLKSTNGSDYSTVIETTTATAAQTVTLNVSGGLSDGTVHVWATDLDSSDPADYFVQQPSVTPVNGSYTLTVQPGYVYSLTTTSGQGKGSAAGPAGSTLSLPYSDTFDNDTTDQQPPYLSQQQGAFEVEPCAGGRSGKCLAQQAPTQPIEWDGNSNPYTIGGGLGWSDYTVSADALIQQAGAVQLLGRVGWQHSFGPAGIDAYYLQVSNTGAWSIVRNNTSDTLTTLAAGTVSALGLGSWHHLSLSFQGSTVTAAIDGVTVGSASDGTYRTGMVGLGTSGYQTDQFDNLTVTQNGTPSAVTGPVTAGDDSLACLDDNTGSSADGTPVQMWGCNGTGAQNWTVETDGTVRINGKCLDITGGSKVNGAEIELWDCNGGANQQWQQQIGMLYNPVSGKCLDDPGFNITNGTQLDLWTCNGGSNQQWTPPAAG, from the coding sequence GTGCTGCTGGTCCTGCTGGCGCTGCTGGGATCGGCGCTCGTCGGCGGCCTGTCCGCCCCGGCGGCCAGCGCCGCCACCGCCACCACCATCGCCGTCAACGGCGGCAGCGGCGGCCGGACGTTCGACGGCATCGGTGCGATCAGCGGCGGTGGGGGCAACACCCGGCTGCTCACCGACTACCCGGCGGCCCAGCGGCAGCAGATCCTGGACTACCTGTTCAAGCCCGGCTACGGGGCCGACCTGCAGATCCTGAAGGTCGAGATCGGCGGCGACACCAACTCCACCGACGGTTCCGAGTCGAGCCACATGCACACCGCCTCGGCCGTCGACTGCGGCACCGGCTACGAGTGGTGGCTGATGGAGCAGGCCAAGGCGCTCAACCCGGGCATCAAGCTGTACGGGCTGGCCTGGGGTGCGCCCGGCTGGATCGGCAACGGCACCTTCTGGTCCACCGACATGATCAACTACCTGGTCGACTGGCTCGGCTGCGCGGCCTCGCACGGGCTGTCCATCAACTACCTGGGCGGCTGGAACGAACGCGGCTACAACGTCGCCTGGTACGAGCAGCTGCGGTCCACGCTCAACGCCGACGGCTACGGATCGGTGCAGATCGTCGGCGCGGACAGTGACTGGAGCATCGCCACCGACGTCGCCGACAACTCGGCCTTCGCCAACGCGGTCTCCATCATCGGCGTGCACTACCCGTGCGCGGGCGGCGACGGCGGCAGCGCCGACACCTGCACCGGCAACTCCACCGCGACCGGTACCGGCAAGCCGCTGTGGGCCAGCGAGAACGGCTCGCAGGACGACGACGCGGGCGCGCCCGCGCTGATCCGCTCGATCACCCGCGGCTACACCGACGCGGGCCTGACCGCGTACATCAACTGGCCGGTGGTGGCCGCCGTCTACCCGAACCTGCCGTACCAGACCGACGGCCTGGTCCTGGCCGACCAGCCCTGGTCGGGCGGCTACAGCGTCGGCGCGAGCACCTGGGCCACCGCCCAGGTCACCCAGTTCACGGCCCCCGGCTGGCAGTTCCTCGACTCCGGCTCCGGCTACCTGGGCGGCAGCGAGTCCAACGGCAGCTACGTCTCGCTGAAGTCCACGAACGGCTCCGACTACTCGACGGTCATCGAGACCACCACCGCGACCGCCGCGCAGACGGTCACCCTGAACGTGTCCGGCGGCCTGTCCGACGGCACGGTGCACGTGTGGGCGACCGACCTGGACTCCAGCGACCCGGCCGACTACTTCGTCCAGCAGCCCAGCGTCACCCCGGTCAACGGCTCGTACACGCTGACCGTGCAACCCGGGTACGTCTACTCGCTGACCACCACCAGCGGCCAGGGCAAGGGCAGTGCGGCCGGTCCGGCGGGGAGCACGCTGTCGCTGCCCTACTCGGACACCTTCGACAACGACACCACCGACCAGCAGCCGCCCTACCTGAGCCAGCAGCAGGGGGCGTTCGAGGTGGAGCCCTGCGCGGGCGGGCGCTCCGGCAAGTGCCTGGCGCAGCAGGCCCCGACGCAGCCGATCGAGTGGGACGGCAACTCCAACCCGTACACCATCGGCGGCGGGCTCGGCTGGAGCGACTACACGGTCTCGGCCGACGCGCTGATCCAACAGGCGGGCGCGGTCCAGCTGCTGGGCCGCGTCGGCTGGCAGCACAGTTTCGGTCCGGCCGGGATCGACGCGTACTACCTCCAGGTCAGCAACACCGGAGCCTGGTCGATCGTGCGCAACAACACCAGTGACACGCTCACCACGCTGGCCGCCGGGACGGTGTCGGCGCTGGGCCTCGGCAGTTGGCACCACCTGTCGCTGTCCTTCCAGGGCAGCACCGTCACCGCCGCGATCGACGGTGTCACCGTGGGCTCCGCCAGTGACGGGACCTACCGCACCGGCATGGTCGGGCTCGGCACCAGCGGCTACCAGACGGACCAGTTCGACAACCTGACGGTCACTCAGAACGGCACGCCGAGCGCGGTCACCGGTCCGGTGACCGCCGGGGACGACAGCCTCGCCTGTCTGGACGACAACACCGGGTCCAGCGCCGACGGTACCCCGGTGCAGATGTGGGGCTGCAACGGAACCGGCGCGCAGAACTGGACGGTGGAGACCGACGGCACCGTCCGGATCAACGGCAAGTGCCTGGACATCACCGGCGGCAGCAAGGTCAACGGCGCCGAGATCGAGCTGTGGGACTGCAACGGCGGCGCCAACCAGCAGTGGCAGCAGCAGATCGGCATGCTCTACAACCCGGTGTCGGGCAAGTGCCTGGACGACCCCGGGTTCAACATCACCAACGGCACCCAGCTGGACCTGTGGACCTGCAACGGCGGGTCCAACCAGCAGTGGACGCCGCCCGCGGCCGGGTAG
- a CDS encoding NAD(P)-dependent oxidoreductase: protein MDVGFLGLGVMGQPMALNLARAGTPLVVWNRTPARSEPLRAAGALVAAEPAEVFRLAEVVVLMLADGDAMDAALGRGTPDFAANVAGRTVVHMGTTAPEYSRALADEVLAAGGRYVEAPVSGSRAPAEAGELVAMLAGEPSAVDAVRPLLAPVCRETVDCGPVPNALTMKLAVNLYLITMVTGLTEAFHFAERHGLDLERFTAVLDAGPMASGVSRVKAPKLLTGDFTVQAGVVDVLKNNRLIAEAARAAGLASPLLDVCHALFGEAVALGHGGADMVAVLHAIEARTDGGPPG from the coding sequence GTGGATGTGGGATTCCTGGGGCTGGGCGTCATGGGGCAGCCGATGGCGCTGAACCTGGCCCGGGCCGGGACCCCGCTCGTGGTCTGGAACCGCACCCCCGCCCGGAGCGAGCCGCTGCGGGCGGCGGGCGCGCTGGTGGCGGCCGAACCGGCCGAGGTCTTCCGGCTGGCCGAGGTGGTGGTGCTGATGCTCGCCGACGGCGACGCCATGGACGCCGCCCTGGGCCGGGGCACACCCGACTTCGCCGCCAACGTCGCCGGACGCACCGTGGTGCACATGGGCACCACCGCGCCGGAGTACTCCCGCGCGCTGGCGGACGAGGTGCTGGCGGCGGGCGGCCGGTACGTCGAGGCGCCGGTCTCCGGATCGCGGGCACCGGCCGAGGCCGGGGAGCTGGTGGCGATGCTGGCCGGGGAGCCGTCGGCGGTGGACGCGGTGCGTCCGCTGCTCGCCCCGGTCTGCCGGGAGACCGTCGACTGCGGTCCGGTGCCGAACGCGCTGACGATGAAACTCGCGGTGAACCTGTACCTGATCACCATGGTCACCGGCCTCACCGAGGCCTTCCACTTCGCCGAGCGGCACGGGCTCGACCTGGAGCGGTTCACCGCCGTGCTCGACGCCGGACCGATGGCCAGCGGCGTCTCCCGGGTGAAGGCGCCCAAGCTGCTGACCGGCGACTTCACCGTCCAGGCCGGGGTGGTGGACGTGCTCAAGAACAACCGGCTGATCGCCGAGGCGGCGCGAGCGGCGGGACTGGCCTCCCCGCTGCTCGACGTCTGCCACGCGCTCTTCGGTGAGGCCGTGGCCCTGGGCCACGGCGGCGCCGACATGGTGGCCGTGCTGCACGCGATCGAGGCCAGGACCGACGGCGGGCCGCCCGGCTAG
- a CDS encoding DUF5954 family protein: protein MPDQSDSVPAYRTIRMTAPPEPEAARADADAWRAREAYPEILGARRPVFGVARERDAGGWELQGNVSAGAPQECRDDLAATFRGLAREAGDQAAHDEYTAAAVRLDWEPLNEMTVRGSRYRVVRAEQFIRLGPTGPEPPRPSDPDPAPVGESHRFPDPVDGFVVDPFTATGMSEGILKHELLCMVWEEGSVPDRVWIDSRRAVRSHPGGVLLPATFMMAELLQGRWSPSAGASSSPQGARDVLALDLRVVAPIVRKLSGRERERYARAADRLDRERGVELRVGERRFRLVRVERLMRIGPDGPEGPRRSDHDPQPPVMVHDQQLKAQGIDHDQEQPPREPGPAERDMIALFQREDARREALRRQRE, encoded by the coding sequence ATGCCCGATCAGAGTGACAGCGTCCCGGCGTACCGGACGATCAGGATGACCGCGCCGCCGGAGCCGGAGGCGGCCAGAGCGGACGCGGACGCGTGGCGGGCCCGGGAGGCCTATCCGGAGATCCTCGGGGCCCGCCGACCGGTGTTCGGGGTGGCCCGCGAACGCGACGCGGGCGGTTGGGAGTTGCAGGGGAACGTCAGCGCCGGTGCGCCGCAGGAGTGTCGGGACGACCTGGCCGCGACCTTTCGCGGGCTGGCGCGGGAGGCGGGCGACCAGGCGGCGCACGACGAGTACACCGCCGCCGCCGTGCGCCTGGACTGGGAGCCGCTGAACGAGATGACCGTCCGCGGCTCGCGCTACCGGGTGGTGCGGGCGGAGCAGTTCATCCGGCTCGGGCCCACCGGCCCGGAGCCCCCGCGTCCGTCCGACCCGGATCCGGCCCCGGTGGGGGAGAGCCACCGGTTCCCCGACCCGGTCGACGGATTCGTGGTGGACCCGTTCACGGCCACCGGCATGTCCGAGGGGATCCTGAAGCACGAACTGCTCTGCATGGTCTGGGAGGAGGGGAGTGTTCCGGACCGGGTGTGGATCGACTCCCGCCGGGCCGTGCGCAGTCATCCGGGCGGGGTGCTGCTGCCCGCGACCTTCATGATGGCCGAGCTGCTCCAGGGACGCTGGTCGCCGTCGGCCGGTGCCTCCAGCAGCCCGCAGGGCGCCCGGGACGTGCTGGCCCTGGACCTGCGGGTGGTGGCCCCGATCGTCAGGAAGCTCAGCGGCCGGGAGCGCGAGCGGTACGCGCGCGCCGCCGACCGGCTGGACCGCGAACGCGGCGTCGAACTGCGGGTGGGTGAGCGGCGGTTCCGGCTGGTGCGGGTCGAGCGGCTGATGCGGATCGGCCCGGACGGTCCGGAGGGCCCGCGCCGCTCCGACCACGACCCGCAACCGCCGGTCATGGTGCACGACCAGCAGCTGAAGGCGCAGGGCATCGACCACGACCAGGAGCAGCCGCCGCGTGAGCCCGGCCCGGCGGAGCGGGACATGATCGCGCTGTTCCAGCGGGAGGATGCCCGGCGCGAGGCCCTTCGGCGGCAGCGCGAGTGA